The segment AAGTTTGGCTTCACGGCGTTGGTGGTAAGTTTTGGTATTTATCTTTTGTGGGATGTATTTTTTAAAAATGTCAGAAAATTTAAAGTTATCAGCATTATAAAGGGTTTAAAAAAATAGAAAATGATTTTAATTCAGTAATTAATATTAATCAATGATTGATTACGTCGGCTGGTTTCAAAATTTTCCTCCTGAGGCAGCAGTAATGTTTATTGCCGCAATTCCGATTGCCGAACTGCGTGCGGCCTTGCCGGTCGCGCTTTTAGTTTACAAAATGCCTTTTTGGTCAGCTTTTTTTTGGTCGGTTTTGGGGAATATGCTTCCCATTTTTTTTATTGTTTATTTTATCAAACCGGCAGCGAATTTTTTGAAGAAACACTGGCGGGTGGCAGAGAGATTTTTCGATTGGTGGTTCGCTCGCGTGCGCCGTAAATTTGAAAAGGGTATTTTAAAATATGGAATTAACTTAGCGCTCATTATTTTTGTAGCGATTCCATTGCCCATCACCGGCGCTTGGTCCGGAGCCGTTGCTTCATTTCTTTTCGGAATTCCGCCGCGGCGCGCCTTGATTTTAATCGCGTTTGGCGTTATAATAGCGGGAATTATTGTTGGACTTTTAACCGGCGGAGGAGTGTATATTTTTAGATAAAATATGGAATTTAAAGATAAAAAAATAACTGTAATGGGGCTCGGCCTTTTGGGGCGGGGAGTTGGTGTTGTAAAATATTTAGCGGGAAAGGGTGCGAGAGTGACTGTAACTGATTTAAAGAGTGCGAAAGATTTGGCGTTGTCAGTTCGGGAAATTAAAAAATTTTTGAAAAATAAAAAGGGAGCGTATCCGGTTAAATTTATCTTAGGAAAACATCGACTGCAAGATTTTAAAAATGTTGATATGGTTTTTAAGGCCGCAGGCGCGCCGCTTAATTCGCCTTTTATTGCCGAAGCCAAGAAAAATGGAGTGCCAATTTTTATGGATGATGCATTATTTGCCCGCGAGACAGAAGGTAAAATTATTGGCATTACGGGAACGCGCGGAAAAACAACGACCTCAAATTTAATTTATGAAATTGCCAAAGCAACCGGTAAAAAAACGTATTTCGGCGGCAATGTCCGTGGCATGGCCACGCTTCCGCTTTTAGAGAAAGTTAAAAAAAATGATCTCGCGGTTTTGGAACTTTCAAGCTGGCAACTGCAGGGTTGGCGGGATTTAAAAATTAGTCCGGAAATTTCAGTCGTAACAAATATTTATCCCGACCACCAGAACTATTATAAAAATAGTATGGCAAAATATGTTTATGATAAAGAAGCAATTTTTGCCAATCAGAAAAAAAATGATTTTTTGGTGTTGAATAAAAATTGCGCATGGTGCAAGAAAATGGCGAAACGGGCGCCAAGCAAAGTGGTTTGGTTTTCCTTAAACGACGTTTCACGCAAATGGAAAATAAAAATTTTAGGAGAACATAATTTAGAAAATGTTGCCGCAGCCGTGGCAGTGGGAAAAATTTTAGATTTGCCCACAGTGAAAATAAAAAAGGCCGTGGAAAACTTTCGTGGAGTTCCTGGTCGGCTAGAATTTGTGCGTGAGATTCACGGCGTGAAATATTATAATGATACGACAGCTACGATGCCCGAGGCGACGATCGCGGCGTTGCGAGCGATTGGTGGAATAAATATTGTTTTGATCGCCGGCGGAGCGGACAAGAATTTGAATTTTAAAAATCTGGCGCCGGAAATTAAAAAATATACCAAGGCAGTCGTGCTTTTATCTGGCACCGCGACCCCCAAACTCCAAAAGCAATTACTAATTACCAATTACCGATTACCAATTATTGTCGTCCGCAGTATGTCTGACGCCGTCGAAACCGCGCAAAAATTTGCCACACGCGGCGACGTGGTCTTATTGTCTCTCGCCGCCGCCAGTTTTGGAATGTTTAAAAATGAGTTTGATAGAGGAGATCAATTTTTGAGAGAAGTTAAAAAAATAAAATGAATATAAAAGAATTAATAAAAAAAATTATTCCGGGATTTTTGCTCCGGTGGTATCATAAGACGCTCGCTCTCGCGGCGAATATTTTTTATGGTTTTCCATCAAATAAACTCGTAGTGATTGGTGTGACCGGCACGAACGGAAAATCCACGACCGTGCACTTAATCGCAAAAATGTTTGAGGGTGCCGGTTTTAAAGTCGGGTCAACTTCTACGGTTGGTTTTAAAGTGGCGGACAAAGAATGTTTGAATAAAAAAAAGATGACCATGCTCGGCCGATTTGCTTTGCAAAAATTATTGCGGCGAATGGTCGCGGCCGGATGTCGGTACGCGGTTATTGAGACGTCTTCGCAAGGCGTAGAGCAATTCAGGCATCTCGGCGTAAATTATGATGTCGCGGTTTTTACTAATTTAACACCAGAACATATTGAAGCACACGGGGGCTTTCTTAATTATAAAAAAGCCAAAGGGAAATTTTTCGCGCATCTGACGGCGAAGCCAAAAAAAATGATTGACGAGAAAACGGTGTCCAAAGTTAGTGTGGTAAATCTTGATGACGAGCATGCGGAATATTTTGCGGAATTTCCGGCGGATGAAAAATATGGTTATAAAATCCAAAATCCAAAATTACAAATTCCAAATAAATTTCAAAATCCAAATTTCAAAATTGTTGAAGCCGAAAATGTGGAAATGGGGCCAGGCGGTTCCATCTTTAAGCTTCAAACTTCCAACTTCATAATTCATTTGTTGGGCGAATTTAATGTTTATAATTCTTTGGCTGCGGCGGCAGTCGGTTTGTCGCAAGGATTAAGTCTGGAAATTATTTCAAAATCACTGGCAGAAGTTCGCGGTGTGCCAGGTCGGATGGAGTTTATTGATGGAGGACAGAATTTTAAAATTTTAGTTGATTACGCGCCAGAGCCGGCTTCAATGGAAAAACTTTATGAAACCGCGTGTGGTCCGCAATTTATGGTTTCTAGAGGAAAAATTATTCATGTCCTCGGTTCGGCTGGCGGCGGGAGAGATAAATCTCGTCGGCCGATTTTGGGACGAATCGCCGGAGAGAACGCCGACTATGTTATAATTACGAACGAAGATCCCTACGATGAAAATCCAATGGAAATTATAAATCAAGTGGCGGCCGGAGCGACGAGCAAAGAAGATGGTGTGAATTTATTTAAAATTTTGGACCGCGGCGAAGCTATTACTAAGGCATTAAGTCTTGCCCGTGAAAACGATTTGGTGATTATTACCGGCAAGGGATCGGAGCAGGCGATTTGCGTAGCCAATAATAAAAAAATTCCATGGGATGACCGGGGAAAAGTCAGGGAAATTTTAAGAAAAAAATAATGAAAGATTTAATCATCAAAAAAATAAGCCTCAAAGCTGGTGAGGAAATTATTGCCGTTGTTCGGCATTACGGTCTGACACTTTGGCCAAAAATTTTGGCCGTGATTTTACTTTTAGTTTTGCCATTCTTTTTTATTTTTCCACTTTTCAAATGGGGCTATTGGGGCGTGGCACTTTTTCTTTTTCCGATTTTACTTGGCGTAATTTTTGCCCTAAAAATTTTTATCGTTTGGTATTACAACGCTTTCATTATTACAAACCGGCGAGTTATCGATCTTGACCAGAGAGGATTTTTCGAACGGATTGTTTCCGAAGCGGCGCTAGAAACAATCCAAGATGTTTCCCACCGCCGCAAAGGAATTTGGCAGACGATTTTTCGCTATGGCGATGTTAGAATCCAAATTGCTGATACGGACACGGGTCTTGAAATAAAAAATGTCCGCGCCCCAGAAGTTACCCAGCAACTTATTTCCGACCTGCTCCATCCCACGCGGCGCAAGCCGGACGGAACTCCGGATTTGTCCATTGCTCCGCCGAATGATGAGGAATTTAAAATTATTAAAGAAAATATTGCTGACCTCGACGAAAGGCAACTTGAGGAAATTGATAATTTAATTAGAGATAAAATCCGTCAGGCAAAATTAAAAAGACTTGAAGAAATAAAAAATATTGGCCAGAAAGAAGAGAGCTCGACCCGCATTCCTAAAAATGATATACTTAGAGAGTAAATCCTTTTGAATTATGAAGAAAGAATTGAATGCCAAGCGAGTTATTTCCTCAAAACTCTTTTTATTTTTAGGTGTTATTGTTTTGGGATTTTTAATTTTTTCTTTTGGAAAGAAATTTTTAGAAAGCCGGGAAATTGACAGGGAAATAAAAGAGACAGGGGATGAAATAGCGCGGCTTGAGGCGAAAGATAACGAACTTGAAAGTTTTTTAAATTTCTTGAGTACAGACGATTTTTTGGAACAGGAAGCTCGGTTGAAATTTAATTTACAAAAACCAGGGGAATCGGTCGTGATTGTTCCCGGAACAGGTGTAGAAAGCGCAAATAGCGGGGATCAAAAAGAGTCAGCGGTCGGCAACCAGACATTTAGTAATCCCCAAAAGTGGTGGAATTATTTTTTTAAAAGTTAAATATTAAAGATTAAAAACATTTATGGATTTATCTTCAAACGAAAATCAGGAAAAGGAAGTGGGAATTTTGGAAAATAATCCCGAAACTGCTAAAACGGCGGAACTTCCACAAAATTTAAAAAAGGACGGATTGAAAAAGTTTTTTTTGGGCCTCGGACTTGGCGTGTTGAGCGTTGTAATTTTAGCTGCGGTTATTTTTGGCGTTGGAATCTATCGTTTCGGCTGGAGCGGCGAGATTGTCGCAAAAATTACCAAAGTGGCGCCGTACCCGGCGGTGTTTGTTAATTGGCGGATGATCGGGTATTACGATTATGCTGATGACGTGGAAACCTTGAAGACTTTTTTTGCTAGCCAGGGAGAAGATCTTGGCGCGGCCATTCCGGATGATAAGGAAATAAAAAAGCAGGTTTTGGACAGGCTTGTTAAAAATGAACTTTCATATCAGTTGGCAAAAAAATACGGCATAAAAATTTATGATGAAGATTTAGAGAAGGAAATTCAAAACATTGTTGATCAGAGCGAATCAAGGGAAAGTGTTGAGCAAACCTTGGAGGAGCAATACGGCTGGGGAATTGAAGAATTTAAAG is part of the Patescibacteria group bacterium genome and harbors:
- the murD gene encoding UDP-N-acetylmuramoyl-L-alanine--D-glutamate ligase, which translates into the protein MEFKDKKITVMGLGLLGRGVGVVKYLAGKGARVTVTDLKSAKDLALSVREIKKFLKNKKGAYPVKFILGKHRLQDFKNVDMVFKAAGAPLNSPFIAEAKKNGVPIFMDDALFARETEGKIIGITGTRGKTTTSNLIYEIAKATGKKTYFGGNVRGMATLPLLEKVKKNDLAVLELSSWQLQGWRDLKISPEISVVTNIYPDHQNYYKNSMAKYVYDKEAIFANQKKNDFLVLNKNCAWCKKMAKRAPSKVVWFSLNDVSRKWKIKILGEHNLENVAAAVAVGKILDLPTVKIKKAVENFRGVPGRLEFVREIHGVKYYNDTTATMPEATIAALRAIGGINIVLIAGGADKNLNFKNLAPEIKKYTKAVVLLSGTATPKLQKQLLITNYRLPIIVVRSMSDAVETAQKFATRGDVVLLSLAAASFGMFKNEFDRGDQFLREVKKIK
- a CDS encoding PH domain-containing protein, translating into MKDLIIKKISLKAGEEIIAVVRHYGLTLWPKILAVILLLVLPFFFIFPLFKWGYWGVALFLFPILLGVIFALKIFIVWYYNAFIITNRRVIDLDQRGFFERIVSEAALETIQDVSHRRKGIWQTIFRYGDVRIQIADTDTGLEIKNVRAPEVTQQLISDLLHPTRRKPDGTPDLSIAPPNDEEFKIIKENIADLDERQLEEIDNLIRDKIRQAKLKRLEEIKNIGQKEESSTRIPKNDILRE
- a CDS encoding peptidylprolyl isomerase, encoding MDLSSNENQEKEVGILENNPETAKTAELPQNLKKDGLKKFFLGLGLGVLSVVILAAVIFGVGIYRFGWSGEIVAKITKVAPYPAVFVNWRMIGYYDYADDVETLKTFFASQGEDLGAAIPDDKEIKKQVLDRLVKNELSYQLAKKYGIKIYDEDLEKEIQNIVDQSESRESVEQTLEEQYGWGIEEFKEKVLKPFLVQQKLQEAISKDETLNQEAKKKAEDVLAEIKKGEKSFEDLAKEYGEDATAEDGGDLGYFGKGTMVKEFETAAFSLGVGETSSLVLTEYGYHVIKVTEQIKDEAGEVSEVRASHILIRTKSLDDFLTEELEKARVWQCVKL
- a CDS encoding small multi-drug export protein, coding for MIDYVGWFQNFPPEAAVMFIAAIPIAELRAALPVALLVYKMPFWSAFFWSVLGNMLPIFFIVYFIKPAANFLKKHWRVAERFFDWWFARVRRKFEKGILKYGINLALIIFVAIPLPITGAWSGAVASFLFGIPPRRALILIAFGVIIAGIIVGLLTGGGVYIFR
- a CDS encoding UDP-N-acetylmuramoyl-L-alanyl-D-glutamate--2,6-diaminopimelate ligase; translated protein: MNIKELIKKIIPGFLLRWYHKTLALAANIFYGFPSNKLVVIGVTGTNGKSTTVHLIAKMFEGAGFKVGSTSTVGFKVADKECLNKKKMTMLGRFALQKLLRRMVAAGCRYAVIETSSQGVEQFRHLGVNYDVAVFTNLTPEHIEAHGGFLNYKKAKGKFFAHLTAKPKKMIDEKTVSKVSVVNLDDEHAEYFAEFPADEKYGYKIQNPKLQIPNKFQNPNFKIVEAENVEMGPGGSIFKLQTSNFIIHLLGEFNVYNSLAAAAVGLSQGLSLEIISKSLAEVRGVPGRMEFIDGGQNFKILVDYAPEPASMEKLYETACGPQFMVSRGKIIHVLGSAGGGRDKSRRPILGRIAGENADYVIITNEDPYDENPMEIINQVAAGATSKEDGVNLFKILDRGEAITKALSLARENDLVIITGKGSEQAICVANNKKIPWDDRGKVREILRKK
- a CDS encoding septum formation initiator family protein, with the translated sequence MKKELNAKRVISSKLFLFLGVIVLGFLIFSFGKKFLESREIDREIKETGDEIARLEAKDNELESFLNFLSTDDFLEQEARLKFNLQKPGESVVIVPGTGVESANSGDQKESAVGNQTFSNPQKWWNYFFKS